A window from Spirochaetota bacterium encodes these proteins:
- a CDS encoding hydantoinase/oxoprolinase family protein, with protein sequence MYLGLDVGGTHTDAVIIDHSGVVAHTKVVTTHHNLLECINEAFTRVLSGVEPSHIKRVNLSTTLTTNAIIENKCEEVGIFVSAGPGINPKHYEIGNHYFCIDGQIDHRGTEISLLNLNQIDKAIKKCRKKGIKVFAVVSKFSTRNPIHEQYIQQKLAEADFISVGHTLSGNLNFPRRIATAYYNAAVWRLYNKFSYAIEESLKGFGVIAPVNILKADGGTIPLHVSRNVPVESILSGPAASVIGTMALCNITEDAVMLDIGGTSCDIALFADGAPLIEKDGIKLNSHNTLVRSLKTKSIGIGGDSAIKVDGTTVTAGPQRLGMSMAEGGQNPTIIDALNVIGTIHFKDTARSEAGILALEKSSGIPAHTIANQAITYALDIIHNEVRAMIDEVNSRPVYTIHEFLKGKVLKPKTIYLIGGPAKPLANLIAQRFGWNVKVPQFCEVANAIGAAVARTTVDIELFADTQRCRLLVPNLNVNIRIPQHYDVDNAIEDATNYMMQYLESIGVDEKEREIEILQVYSFNMVEGFETIGKNIRVHCQVKPGILHQCKDILKI encoded by the coding sequence ATGTACTTGGGACTTGATGTTGGAGGCACACATACAGATGCTGTAATAATAGACCATTCTGGTGTTGTAGCTCATACTAAAGTTGTTACCACACATCATAACCTGTTAGAATGCATTAATGAGGCATTTACCAGGGTTCTTAGCGGTGTTGAACCATCTCATATTAAACGTGTAAACTTAAGTACAACACTTACTACAAATGCAATCATCGAAAATAAGTGTGAAGAGGTGGGGATTTTTGTTTCTGCAGGACCTGGCATTAATCCCAAACATTATGAAATTGGCAACCACTACTTCTGCATTGACGGCCAGATTGACCACCGTGGTACTGAAATTTCACTGCTTAACCTGAATCAAATAGATAAAGCCATAAAAAAATGTCGTAAAAAAGGCATAAAAGTATTTGCAGTTGTTTCAAAATTTTCAACCCGAAACCCAATCCACGAACAGTATATTCAGCAAAAACTTGCAGAAGCTGACTTTATCAGTGTTGGGCACACCTTATCAGGCAATCTTAACTTCCCACGGCGTATTGCAACGGCATACTACAACGCAGCGGTGTGGCGCCTTTACAATAAATTTTCTTACGCTATAGAAGAAAGCCTTAAAGGGTTTGGGGTGATAGCTCCGGTTAATATACTCAAAGCTGATGGGGGGACTATCCCGCTGCATGTATCACGCAACGTGCCTGTTGAATCAATTTTATCCGGACCTGCTGCAAGCGTAATTGGCACCATGGCGCTATGTAATATTACTGAAGACGCTGTTATGCTTGATATCGGTGGCACCTCCTGTGATATTGCCCTGTTTGCTGATGGTGCGCCTTTAATTGAAAAGGATGGCATAAAGCTTAACAGTCATAACACGTTGGTGCGGTCGCTTAAAACAAAATCAATTGGCATTGGTGGAGATTCTGCAATAAAGGTGGATGGCACAACTGTTACTGCCGGCCCACAGCGATTAGGTATGTCAATGGCCGAAGGTGGTCAAAACCCAACAATCATTGATGCGCTCAATGTAATTGGCACAATACATTTCAAGGATACTGCACGTTCTGAAGCAGGAATACTTGCATTAGAAAAATCATCTGGAATACCTGCACACACAATAGCAAACCAGGCAATTACCTATGCTCTTGATATCATTCATAACGAAGTCAGAGCTATGATAGATGAGGTTAATTCGCGACCTGTATATACAATCCACGAATTCCTTAAGGGAAAGGTGCTGAAGCCAAAAACTATCTATCTTATTGGTGGCCCGGCAAAGCCGCTAGCTAATCTTATTGCACAGCGGTTTGGATGGAATGTTAAAGTGCCACAGTTCTGCGAAGTTGCCAATGCAATTGGTGCAGCAGTTGCGCGCACTACCGTTGATATTGAACTTTTTGCTGATACACAGCGCTGTCGCCTCCTTGTACCAAACCTTAATGTCAACATCCGCATACCACAGCACTACGATGTTGACAACGCTATTGAGGATGCAACTAACTACATGATGCAATATCTGGAATCAATTGGTGTTGATGAAAAAGAGCGTGAAATTGAAATTTTACAGGTCTACTCATTCAACATGGTGGAAGGATTTGAAACTATAGGAAAAAATATCCGTGTT